Genomic segment of Drosophila simulans strain w501 chromosome 2R, Prin_Dsim_3.1, whole genome shotgun sequence:
AGCACTGGAAAATAGAAATTGCACGTATTATTCAAATACTACTGAAAATTATAGTTCCAACTGACTAACTTAAAAATAGTACATTCAAAATGGCGACCACAATATCTAGATACATACGAAGCCTATTCAGGTATATCATCAATCCGATCTTTATAATTATCAAAGCAGCTCCGCAGATCAGTGACACTATTACCCAGATAAGCAGAAGAATAGGTATTTCCTtgagaaaacatttttgtttttaattaaccaTTGATTGTCTTTACTAGCAAATACTTACCCTGAGTGCCCCAATAATTAGAAAAATAGCAGCAATGAAAATGGGAATCCATGCGATCAATGCTGCCACTAACCAATTATTCATTCCATGCAAGGCTAAATATAATGCAGATATtaatttcttagttttatGGTGGTAAGAACTATTACCTAAATGAAAGCACTCA
This window contains:
- the LOC27207758 gene encoding uncharacterized protein LOC27207758 isoform X1, with the protein product MCLNANQKPCCVIIALVAIFVGVIETSYECFHLALHGMNNWLVAALIAWIPIFIAAIFLIIGALREIPILLLIWVIVSLICGAALIIIKIGLMIYLNRLRMYLDIVVAILNVLFLMLVFVWAAYPYAYMRDLKEQQKI
- the LOC27207758 gene encoding uncharacterized protein LOC27207758 isoform X2; its protein translation is MCLNANQKPCCVIIALVAIFVGVIETSYECFHLALHGMNNWLVAALIAWIPIFIAAIFLIIGALREIPILLLIWVIVSLICGAALIIIKIGLMIYLNRLLLVFVWAAYPYAYMRDLKEQQKI